The DNA sequence CACTCGACTACTTACTACTTCTCACTTACACACACACTACATACAACTCAAGTGTTCAACAACACATCAAACCACCATCATGACCTACACAATGACCGCCCACCTCTGCAAGCAAATCTACGCCTCCTGGCGTCAGACCCGACAGCCCTCGCCAGAGCCCAACTGCTCTCAGCCCTCGCCGTCCTTCATCCGCCCCTTCTCGCgctccccttctcctcccgcCCAGATCCGCTCCGAGCGACGTCCCTCCAACGCGTCGGAATCAGAATGGAACCCCAACAGTCGTCACTAGACTCTTGACTCTGTTTCAACTCGCTCGACGAGTTTTCCTCTTATTCCTGGGATTAGCAACTGGCGCACTGCTTTCATCTCCTTTTTTTCGGCATTCTCCTCTACATACTGGGGGGACCCAACATGCATCCCCTGGCACACGACCAACTCCCAACAACAAATATCCACCATGAACAGCCCAGAAAACCTGTGGGGGAAAAGGCCAGCTCCGAGAGAGCATCACGGCATCCCGCGTCGGAGTGACATAACGACACTTGTTACTCCAGACGTGGAGACCCGCCGAGAGAAAAAGGGCGTTAACATGACACGCAAGCGTCGATGGCATCATTTTCTCTCCTCCGATCAACAGGTACAACAATGAATGGCGCTAGGGACGGGGGACAGAGTGGGAAATAAACACCTACCTaatcaacaacaacaacaacttgCAACGgcctctttttattttatttttattattcaATTTTCTTTTAAGCACCAGCAAGCATCAGTTTAGCTGCTGATAGATACCCAAAACCAATACATATCAACACTTCAAACAAGACATTgtctacctacctacctgtGAAAATCTGTCAAGATCCCTCCCAAATCTCATCTCACATCCATCCGAAGGCTAATGGACCCTCGGATAGCGGTGCCTCGCTCCTGCCCGCCGCAGTGGCCTGACCATCTGCTCATTCCCATTCCTGGAAGATCGGGGCCCGCCGATCCCTGGTCCTGATCCTGCTGGTCGGTGCTCCCTTTATCCCCCTTTGGGAAGGCCAGTCCCCACATCACGTGCTCATTTTCATGGTCTTGTGAATAGCCTCGTCCGGCTTATCTCGACGGCAGTTGAGCAACATCGGGGGAATCTCTATCATACTCAATCTAGATTACGAACACATTTAGCCATAATAAAAAAACAAGGCAGATACAAGTTTCCCCCCCCATGTCTTTCAACACAGACCCCACGTCCACCAACAATGCGTTCATGCCCACCTCACATGGACATCCACCATGTTTGCTTCGCTCGGTTCGGGAACTCGACCCGATCTGACACCGcagcctctccctccccttTCCGAACCGAGCCCTTCTAGAAACCGATGGGGCTGGAATCTTACGTTCACAGAACTCTGCGTGGCCCAACAATCGACAATCAATACTACAGTACAATCCACTTCATGCCCCTGTACCCAAACCTTGCATGTACGTATATCGATACTACCTGCTTCACCCAATGACATGTATTTACAAAGACATGGCTGCTTTGCTGCTTGTTCTTTTTGTTGTTTCGTTTCGTTTCCGCTTTCGCTTTCTTTCCAGCTCTGCTCCGCTGTTGGTGCTTGTTTGCTTTGCTACTCGTTCTCGTTCTCGTCATTTCTCATCACAATCAATATATCCCAACCTCGCCCAACCGAATGGCCGTCCTGTTGATGCCCCAAACGGCCCATAATAGCCTTCTACATGCCCTAGCCAATGTTGAATGTATCTTtcgtcttctccgtctccaCCGCCGGCTCCTCCGCTTACATCGTTCCCTTCTGCcttgtcgccgccgcctctaCATCGCCGACgcggccatggtgttgatggtgggcGCCGTCGTCGGTCGGTGAGGCGGCTTATCATCCCCGCTGCCCTCGGGCGAGTCCTGCAACGCCACGTTGCCCTGGATTCGTCGCTTGgcatctctcttctctgcttCTGTGatgttctcctcgtccttgcgCATGTCAGGAGTCCACTGTGACTCTGCTGGCGAGTGTCCAATCGACATGCCCACGCGAACCTGTTTAACCACGTTAGCTATCGTTCTTTTTCCCCTTGTCCGAAATCAACTTACCAGAGTTTCGAGCGCTCCGCTAGAATTGTCTGCAAGGTCATCATCGAACAGCATCTGGCCAGGCTCAAACAGCAGAAGCACTGTGCTGCCACCAAACTTGAAGTAGCCAAGCTCCTCTGCTCGATGGACTTGGTCGCCCTCATTGCGAGTGATGACGGTGCTGCCCACCATCATGGCACCGACACAGATAACCATGACTCTTCCGTGCCTCTCGCTGTCGATGGGCACTAGAATTCTCACGTTCTCGCCGTACACGTCGAGTGCTGATCGGATAGCCATAGGGTTGACCGTGTAGTACTCGCCCTCGATCGTCTTGGGCTTGCCCATGACACCGTCCACAGGAATGTGGAAGCGGTGGTAGTCCTGCGGCGCCAGTCGGAAAATACCCAACGCACCACCCTCGTACCGGGCTGCGTCCTCGGGATAGGCATCGCCCAAGAGCCTCTTGAGGTTAAACTCGCGGCCCTTGACCCAGATCTTGGTCGCCTGCGTGATACTGTTGAAGACGACGCTACGGCAGTCTGCGGGCGACACAATAATGTTCGGGTTATCGGGCGCCGAGCATGGGCGAGCTCCGGGCTTGAGCGCACGGTAGAAGAATTCGTTGAAGTTCTTGAACTCATTTAGGGGTAGAAGAACCTCAGACATGTCAAGACCGTGGAACTCGATGAACTTTTCAATTTCCTCCTTGGAAGCTGGATCGTCAAACTTCTTGCCCTGCTTGATACTCAGGCTCTTGAGGAGTTTCCGGACTATCCTCATGTTAGCACATTCTTCGTAGTCCTCAAACTGTGCACTTACTTCGCTTGTTCTCCATATCCCGAGACTTGAGACCCTTGTACAGCAGACGAATGCCGAGCCTCACGTAGACgctcatcttctcctcgttgaTCTGACCCGTGATTCGATCCTGCACCAGAATGTTGGCCGAGTTGGCGCCCAGCTTGTATCCACCGTACgagatcttggtgatgacctTGGAGTACCACTTGCGCTGCGCCTGGCTCGCCGTCACGAAGCCGCCAACCAAGACGCTGTTGACCTGTCTCCAATCCTGGCTCGCGCAAGTCGCAATGTGAGTGATGATGTCGGCATCCTTGCGCTTGTTGAGTCGCGGCTGGTGACAAATGGGACATTCTCGAATCTCAACAACATGCTCTTCACTACGATCATCACTGTCCGACCTGTCCAGAGgatcaccatcttcatccgCAGGGGTCCTGAGCGCAGGAACGTTGGTGACCGATGAGGGCGTCTGCGTGCCCGAGGGCGGCTCCAATTCCAAGACGCTGGAGCTCTCGGAGCCGCCACTGTTGCCATGGCCTGGTACATGGAGGaggttcttcatctcgggAACCAgacccttgagcttgtcgccCACGGTGCCCGATGATCTCCTCTTGGGCTCTAGTTGATCCTCTAGACAGATGACCACCTCGTCCATTGTGAGTTCCCAGTTTTCGTCATTGTCGGCGTCTCTGTGAGGGAAGCGCTGGTAGAAGCTGTCGATGGTGGCCTCACTCAGCGTGGAGCCCAGAGACTCGAGCATTGTCGTCAGTTCGATTCTGCTAATCTGACCACTCTCGTCTGCGTCATATTGCCGGAGCATGGCTCTCCAGAACTGCTGCCGGAGCGCATCGTATGGCATGTACTTGGCGCGGAGATAGAGCACAGGGTTGTGCTTGCTCTCCCACTTGTCCAagttcttcatcttgagggGCACGGTGTAGTCGTTGAAGTCGGGATCACCGTTCTCTTGGCTCGAGTCGCTGTCAACCCCCGTGTTGGCAATGGCATCGCCTGGTGCCAGCAAGTTGCGGCTGGTGGCCGAGGGCGTTGAAGCCGGGTCAATCGATGTAGTACTAGTGCTCGATGCGTTCTTGCTGATTGGGGGTCGGATCATCTTGCTCAGACTCTGCGATGACGACGAGCGCGACACGGCAAGCTTCTTGAAGCGTGATCGCGAAGCGGGCGGCACAGCCTGGTCGGGTACTCGGAGATCGTAGAGGCCGGTCTCTGGGTTTGCTTTGGGAGCCTTCTCGATCAGCTCCTTGACGGGCAGATTACACGAGGCGATAAAGTCGTTGCCCGAGTACTTGTCATGGTCAATGACGGTAAAGGCGAATGAGTACTGCTGCTCGTGGCCCTGGATGTGGAAGAGCATCTTCTCGTTAAAGACAGGGTTGAGGTTGTGGCGGACTCGTCGAGTGCGATACGTCTTCTTTCCCAGGGACGTCACAACGAAAGGATCCATGTCGAAGCTGGTGCGGGTCAGGTTGGACTCCGGGGGCAGATCTGTgatcttgacaacctcgaggtAGATGATTCCCACAACGTCGGAGCCATTGCTGGCGAACGCGTAGGGATTGTTGcgccgcttcttcttgagtCCTCGAATACGGAGTCTCCGCTTGCGCTTGGTGGGATCTTGctcgtcgccctcctcatcctcgtcctcctcatcttcgtcctcatcttcatcatcgtcgtcgctgggGCTGTCCTGTGCGGCAGGCGTAGATCGGGGAATGGTCGTCGGGGCGAGGTTGGGGGTCATGGTGGGAGTGATGTTGCGAGAGCCGGCACCCACGAGGGCGTTGAACTTTTCGAGAATCTGCTGCGGTGTCGCGGCGGGATTGGTCGCGTCGAAGAGGGAAAACTGCAGCTGAACCTCGCCAGAGACGACACTCGTCTTCTTGCCGGGTCGTTTGCTCTTGAGAGGGTACCAGCGAGGCTCCGGTTCCACGTTTTCATTGTTGAAGATCTCTTCGAGGGCGAGGGCAAACTCGCCCATGTAATCCTTGCCGAAGCGGTCCTTGTCCCAGCAGATAAAGTCCAGGACGAGGTTCTGGCTCGAGGTGAGGGGAATCTCCTCGGTAACGTTCCATTCTGGGTTGAGCGTCTTGGGCACGTCGTGGGTTACGATGCGAGCTTCGCCTAGGGAGACGACAATGTACTGAGGAGGGGAAAATTCATGTTAGAATCGAGAAAATGCCCATgttgggatggagggggaggggtaGCTCACGGGATCTGAGGTGCCATTGCGATCCTTGGCCGCGAGATCTTTAGCCTAATGAATCTATGTTAGCACTCTTGTTA is a window from the Fusarium keratoplasticum isolate Fu6.1 chromosome 5, whole genome shotgun sequence genome containing:
- a CDS encoding Phosphatidylserine decarboxylase proenzyme 2; this translates as MVRIIPTRLKPSSRSSSSSSTTISVSNNNSSSRANSPPTRSKMDNTSPSRDAGNGLALKVSIIKAKDLAAKDRNGTSDPYIVVSLGEARIVTHDVPKTLNPEWNVTEEIPLTSSQNLVLDFICWDKDRFGKDYMGEFALALEEIFNNENVEPEPRWYPLKSKRPGKKTSVVSGEVQLQFSLFDATNPAATPQQILEKFNALVGAGSRNITPTMTPNLAPTTIPRSTPAAQDSPSDDDDEDEDEDEEDEDEEGDEQDPTKRKRRLRIRGLKKKRRNNPYAFASNGSDVVGIIYLEVVKITDLPPESNLTRTSFDMDPFVVTSLGKKTYRTRRVRHNLNPVFNEKMLFHIQGHEQQYSFAFTVIDHDKYSGNDFIASCNLPVKELIEKAPKANPETGLYDLRVPDQAVPPASRSRFKKLAVSRSSSSQSLSKMIRPPISKNASSTSTTSIDPASTPSATSRNLLAPGDAIANTGVDSDSSQENGDPDFNDYTVPLKMKNLDKWESKHNPVLYLRAKYMPYDALRQQFWRAMLRQYDADESGQISRIELTTMLESLGSTLSEATIDSFYQRFPHRDADNDENWELTMDEVVICLEDQLEPKRRSSGTVGDKLKGLVPEMKNLLHVPGHGNSGGSESSSVLELEPPSGTQTPSSVTNVPALRTPADEDGDPLDRSDSDDRSEEHVVEIRECPICHQPRLNKRKDADIITHIATCASQDWRQVNSVLVGGFVTASQAQRKWYSKVITKISYGGYKLGANSANILVQDRITGQINEEKMSVYVRLGIRLLYKGLKSRDMENKRIRKLLKSLSIKQGKKFDDPASKEEIEKFIEFHGLDMSEVLLPLNEFKNFNEFFYRALKPGARPCSAPDNPNIIVSPADCRSVVFNSITQATKIWVKGREFNLKRLLGDAYPEDAARYEGGALGIFRLAPQDYHRFHIPVDGVMGKPKTIEGEYYTVNPMAIRSALDVYGENVRILVPIDSERHGRVMVICVGAMMVGSTVITRNEGDQVHRAEELGYFKFGGSTVLLLFEPGQMLFDDDLADNSSGALETLVRVGMSIGHSPAESQWTPDMRKDEENITEAEKRDAKRRIQGNVALQDSPEGSGDDKPPHRPTTAPTINTMAASAM